The window AAGAAGTCTCATTTATTGGAGAAGATATTTCGGAAGAATGTTCAGGTTGGAGAATATTCTTTGATGGGGTGAAGAACTTCAAAGGAGTTAGTGTTGGGGCGATACTAGTTTTAGAATCAGGCGAGCATCATTCGATCTTGGCAAAGCTCAGGTTTTCATGGATTagcaatatggcagagtatgaatcTTATATCCTTGGTCTTAGAATGATTGCAGATATAAACATACAGGAGCTATTGGTCATAGGAGATTAAGATTTAGTCGTTCGACAAGTACAAGGCGAATGGAGTGTCAAGAATGTGAAGCTCCTTCCATATCTAGAGTGCATAAAAGATTTGGGCAAGAAATTCATTAAGGTTGAATTTAAACATCTAGAGAACTCAAAATGAGTTGGCAGATGCATTGGTAACCTTGTCCTCTATGATTCAACATCTCAACAAAAATTTCATAGATCCTATCAAGGTGAATGTATAAGACCAACCGACCTATTATTTTCACATAGATGACGAGATGGATGGAAAACCTTGGTACTACGACATCAAAAGGTGTCCCAGGGAGGGAGAATATCCAAAAGGCATAACTAGTATTCAAAAGAGAATACTTCAGAGATCGTAAAATCACTTTTTTCCTAAATCAAGATATCCTTTATAGGAGATTCTAGATTTAGGATTTTTAAGGTACGTCGATGCTCAAGAGTTGACCACGTTAGTCAAAGAAATACATGGGGGCATATGTGGGCCACATATGAATGGTTTAGTTTTAGAAAAGAAGATTTTTTGAGCTGGCTATTTCTGGATGACAATGGAAACAGATTGGATTCGCTTTGtgcaaaaatatcatcaatgtcaATTTCATGGTGATCTGATTCACGCTCCActaaatcaactcaatatgacaAGTTCTCCTTGGCCGTTTaaagcttggggcatggatgtcatcGATCCTATTGAACCATCTACATCAAATGGATATTGGTTCATTTTTGTAGCTATTGATTATTTCACCAAATGGGTAGAAGCCCCTTCATACAAGTTTGTGACAAAGAAAGTGGTGATAGATTTTGTTCGCACTAACATTATTGGTTGATTTTGAGTTGTTGAGACGATTAAAATAGATAATAGAGCTAATCTCAATAGTGGCTTGATGCGTGAGATATGTGACAAGCTTAAGATTGCTCATCGTAATTCCACGCCTTACTATTAGCAGATGAATGAAGCAGCTGAGGCTGCCAACAAGAACATCAAATGGATATTACTGAAGATGATTGATAACTACAAGCATTGGCATGAGAATTTGCCATTTTCCCTCCTTGGCTATTGCACCACTATTAGGACTTCTATTGGAGCAACACCTTATCTGTTAGTTTATGGAATAGAAACAGTATTACCTATAAAAGTGGATATACTGTCTTTGAGAATAATTCAAAAAGCTGAGTTGAGTGATGCCAAATAGATTCAAAATAGGTATGAGCAATTAATGCTAACTGATGAAAAGAGGATGAATGTAGTTTGTCATTGGGACCTTTTTCAAAATAGAATGGCTAAAGCTTTCAACAAAAAGGTGAAACTGAGAAAATTCAAACTGGGAAAATTAGTGTTGAAGTGCATATTTCCGCACCATAATAAAGCTAAGGGAAAATGAGCGCCCAACTAAAAAGGGCCTTACATCGGTCACCGAATATTGATAGGTGGAGAATTGATCCTAGCACAAATAGATAGTGAAGTATGGTCGAAATCTATCAATGAAGATGTTGTTAAGAGATACTATGTTTAGAAgactttacttattttcttgtaatgttcCTTTTTCTGTAATGAAACTACGAATGACCTGGTTCCCTTGGGGGGAATACGTAGATAACCCACATCGGGTTTGGTCTCTTAAGtagaaatttctcaaaattccCTTGTGCTTGTAATGCAGACTACGGTTGACCTGACTTCCTAGGCAGATACATAGGTGGCCATATCGGCCTCAGTCATAttagaagaaaaatcattttcccCTTTCTATTTTATATGTAATGAACTACGTTCAGCCTGATTCCtgtgggatacgtaggcaacctacggAGGGTTCTGATACAAGCTAAATGGCCTTCGTGTTGCAAGAGAGGATGCTTATGGGTCAAATAACACTTGAAGACTTCTTGAGGGCTATGGAAAGGTGtccattggatgattatgatgacaaAGAAGACTCAAGGGACATTAGAGAGGCCAATGGAAGACAAAATAGGGCTACAAAGCCCCCGAAAAAGGAGATCAGGCCCATCCACTTTGGAAGTGAGCCTAACCCACTCTAGATCCATTAGAGCGGGTCAAAAAATCCTACTATACCCTTGGTATATGCCCCATGTGCGCCCTATATGCTCAAGCAAGTGCCTAATGGACTTCTATATGTTTGTCTttcctaaatgggtcacttttgggcccatatgatgtaataacctatcctagactataaataggacttattttcattttagtaggtattttatgttgaattatcaATTTGAACACTTGTGAGAGTGTGAGGCAAGCGTAGATTCATTTGTGTAGATGTTTTGTTTAGAAATGTGGGTTGCCTGGGAatcgattcccttgaggtctatgTAAGATTTAGGTGCTTTGTTAGGTTTAATTGatttagggtttagggtttgatacaccctttatttgctttcaattccttttatttttctatcttattGCTTCTCTAACTATCTTTAGCTTTCGTATTCATATTGTAgtttagttttttatttctttctttgtttgtgtatcatttggtatcagatccgaGCTTAGAATTGTTCCCACAATTCTAGTCttggattttttatattttgaaaatcaacaaaaaaaaaatcaaaaatctcaaaaaaagtaCTATTCACATTTTAGTCCTAggtcaaaattttagttttttattttgtgtttttcttgtgtttctagtgttagatttgtgttctctagtactataggagtctagggttcaaatttgagcttaatcagAGTCTATTTGAGTGTTCTATCTTTGTTGGAAGCTTGGGTTGAAGAAGTTTGATGTaaatttgaaaatctagaatttttgGTTGTGAATTTGAACAAAATGATGTTTGGAATGTGTTTATGAGGTTTAAAAGAGCCTCAGGTCAAAATTTCATCGCATTCCGATCATTGGTTCAAGAATTAGAGCATTTTgaagttttggtgttcttgaggaagatTCATATCTTCATCTTGGATTCTTAGAAAAAGGTGGTGTTTGATTCAAAAAGAATGAACAAAAGTGTGGAAAAAGTGTTTGTACAAAAGCATAAAAGAAGATTCCACAAGAGAGTACAAAGAGGGGACCATTTGGAGGGAAATATTAGCCAAACACAAAGGGAGAGGCGACAAATTTGCCTTGCATCTGCACCCAAGGTGTGCTTGGTCTGCCGTTGACTTGTGGACAAACCTCAAGGCAGTATCCAAAGCCCCAAAATATGTCCAATATTCCTTGCACCTGTGTCCCAACTGCTGGAGCAGGCTTCCCAACGTAGATTAACCATACCCAAGGCAAATCACCTCCTTTTGACGCGAATCCACTTCAACAACACCAATCCAAGTTTATCAACACTATACAACATCAATTCAAGTCTTAAAACACATCTCAACATCTTTAAAACTCCATTGCTTAAGGTTTGATTCTTagttttcatttcttgattcttaaatctcttctttgattcttaactactcatcaactagtaaCTTATCCACTAAGTTGATTGATAGTTCTTAACTCCTTTTCTTTCAtcgtcctacttttctttcaagattttatcttttgaattCGTTGTTAGTTCTTGAATTAAGTCTgtacatattttctttgagtcgtttcaaacaaGTATCTATTCCTATCTCAAGCCACAATTGGAACCAAGATTTCTCATTGGAGTATAAACTATCTATCAACGCTTGCGGCGCTAATTAAGAGATGAACTAAAGGTGGAAactttgagagcttgtgaggttgattttttatcctttaacgtgtttgttgtttttgttttgttttagtattctttttatatatataccaTGGCATCGGGAAAAGGTAGCCCAAGAGCTTCGGGAAAGATAAACTTGGAAAATTTAATGCCGGCCATAATGAGTGTGAAATAATATGTAAATCCAAGAATGGAAAGTTCACTCTCAAGAAGGATGGATAAAATAATAGATCGCCTACACTTCCTTAACTCCATCCTATATAATCCACCAAATTCCCAAGCTTCTTTGAGTAGACATGCTCCAAACAAACTTCAAGGTATTCAAACTAACTCTTGGATTCAAGTAAATGAGGCTAGTCGCCAACTAAGTGTAAAAGATAGTTTATCTTTAAGTGAGCCTAATGTTTCCATACTTTAACTTGAAAGTGTagaaacactagttgatccttatgatgacaaaattgactcttctagtaagagCAATTtttgtccacctagtgttgaagacATTGAGataagtgatagtacattgtcttgtggAAGTCATGAGGGCCGACTTGTGTGTGAACCTAGACCATTACTTGGGAATGTTTGTGAAGTGTTTAAAGGACCTTAAGTGAATGGTGATGTTGATATCGATGGTTGATTGAAAAGGAATGACCCTCTAATTGCCTTTGTTGATAATCATGCTAGTATAGAGGGTACAAATGATTGTATTGGTGGTAATCTTGGAGGAAAGAAGTGTTTCCTAAACCAATGTCTATGGACACTCTACCTATTTGATCCCGGTGATCATTTAAAATATGGAGGTTCTTCTCCACACCACTTAGTGCTTGGGCAAGAAGACAAGCCAACCATAGGTGAGGGTGTTGGAACTCATCCCTATGATGAAAAGTCTTTCTTGGAGATTTCTAATCTACTTGAGAGGCCAAAGTTGGGTAAGGGAAGGGTCTCTCACAAAGATGGGTGCTATAATGGGGTTATGAGCTTATTGAGACTTGGAATCCATGTGAGAATTCATAAGCGATTCAATGATTACCATGTTCCTCTATCATACCCCTTTGTCCAAATCTATTGAATGACCAAGTAGCTCTTAATTTGTGGGGTTATACACCCTTTGTTGATTATTTTAATGCTTGGCTATATATTAAGCATATGCAACCTTGGAATGATGGTATGATAGAATATGCTAATTCTAATCCTCATGATAtgaggatattgtgtttgtttgtccttcctttggtattaccaggtttggattcgaggttgaatccttttcaagaaggtgaggatgatacaagccaaatggccTTCGGGATGCTAAAGAGGATTCTTACGggtcaaatgacacttgaagacTTCTTGAGGGATATGTAAAGTTGTCcatttaatgattatgatgacaaAGGATATTCAAGAGACGTTAGACAGGCCAATGGAAGACAAAATGGGTCTAAAAAGACCCCAAAAGAGGAGATATGGCCCATCCGCTTTGGAGGTGCGCCCAACCCGCTCTAGATCTACTATAGCGGGTTAAAAAAGCCCACTATACCCTTGGTATATGCCCCATGTTCACACCATATGCTCAACCAAGTGCCTAATGGGCTTCTGTGTGTTTGTCTttcctaa of the Capsicum annuum cultivar UCD-10X-F1 chromosome 11, UCD10Xv1.1, whole genome shotgun sequence genome contains:
- the LOC107846563 gene encoding uncharacterized protein LOC107846563, whose product is METDWIRFVQKYHQCQFHGDLIHAPLNQLNMTSSPWPFKAWGMDVIDPIEPSTSNGYWFIFVAIDYFTKWVEAPSYKFVTKKVMNEAAEAANKNIKWILLKMIDNYKHWHENLPFSLLGYCTTIRTSIGATPYLLVYGIETVLPIKVDILSLRIIQKAELSDAK